GCACTGGCGCAACCGGCGGTGCATGCCCGCCTGCGAAGATTCGGCAACGGCCCTTGGCGGGGTGCTGGCAGCCATGCAGCATATGAACGATATCTGTCTGCTGCTTGATACCGCCGGCCGCATAGCGGCCATGAACCGTCCGGCGGAACAGGCATCGGGCATTGATTCGCATGCGGCGGAGGGAATGCTGCCCGAGGCCGTGCTGCCCATGCTTGCCGGTGCGCTTGAAAAGCTCAGGCGCGGGCTGCAGCACAATGACGAATTTTGCCTGCTGCAGGCCGAAGCCCGTATGGATAACGGGCTGCGCCGGTTTGATCTGGAAGCGTCGAGCCTGCTGCCTGTTGCCGCCGGCGCCTTGCTGGTGCTGCGCGATGTGACAGACAGAGCCGTTCTGGAGGCTGCAGCCGTGGGGGTGCACCGTCTTTCGCTGGTTACCAGAATGGTGTCGGGCATGTGTCACGGAGCAAAGGAACCGCTTTCTGCCGTGGTGCAGAATGCCGAAGAGCTGCACGAGGTGCTGTTTGAAGACACCGAGGGTAATGCCAGAGCTGCAGCGCGCTGCGGGTGCAGCCTGAGTGCGCTGCGCGGTTATCTGGGTGAGCGGGATGTGCCCCGGCGTGTCGGTCTGCTGCGGGCCGCCGGTGCGGAGCTTACGGGCATAGTGTCCAGACTGCCCAATGCGGAACGGCGCAGTCCTGAACGGCCCATACCGCTTAAGGATGTGGTGGACAACGCCCTGCGTCTGGGCAGGGACGACCCGCGCCTGCGTGAGTACGGTATGGGGCGCGTGGGCTGGCGCATCGAGGCGGACGGCGCGGACTCTGTGCAGATAATCAGGGCGGCGGATGCGGAACTTGTGGTATATGAGATGATAACCCTCGGGCTGTATGCCCTGATGTCGGGAGAGGCTTCTCCCGGGGGGGTGCTGGTGCAGTACGGGGCAACCCCCCGCGGAGGGCGGGTGGTGCTGACCGCTTCGGGCTGCAGCCGCCCCGTGGATATCGCCAAACTGCTGCGCAGCGAGCGTATGTTCGGCGGCAGCGGTGGTGAGATGAGCGGATACGAGGGGTTTGCTCTTGCCACGCGCATTGCGGAGCACAGATTTGGCGCCCCGCTGAAAGTTGAATCGCCGGAAAACGATGTGCGCATCGAATTCATGCTGAATCAGGAGTAGCGCACACGCGCCGCGTCAATGTCCGGCCGGGCCGGGGGAGCTATGGCACAGACCAAAATACTGCTGGAGTCGGGAACAAACGAGCTGGAGGTCATCGAGTTTTATCTTGATGAACCGGAATATCGCGGGTCCTACGGCGTCAATGTGGCCAAGGTGCTTGAGATACTGCGCCAGCAACCGGTGACGTCCATGCCGGGGCAGCGTCATGCTTCGGTTATGGGGGCTTTTCGTCACCGGGACGGCAAAGTTGTGCCGCTGGTCAATCTGGGGCGCTATCTTGATAAGGATCTGGTAGAAAACGAACCGCCGAAAGTCATTGTGACCGAATTCAACGGTGTCATCACTGCTTTTCAGGTGTCGGCGGTCAACCGCATTCACCGCATCAGCTGGGAAGATGTGGAGCCGCCTTCCGACATGCTGCAGAATTTTTCGCAGAATGCCTTTACCGGTGTGGTCCGGCTGGAAGGCCGTGTGGTTTTTCTGCTGGATCTTGAAAGCATAGTGGCCGACCTGAATCCCGACCTTGCCGTGCGCCAGAGCGCGCGGGTGGATGTGCGGCAGGGTGACCGGACCTATGAGCTGCTGCACGCCGATGATTCGGGCAGCATCCGCAAGATGGTGAAAAAACTGCTGGAAGAAGGCGGCCGTTTTGTGCTGCGGCAGGCTTCCAACGGGGAAGAGGCGTGGGAGATGCTGCTGGCGTTGAAAGAAGAGGCGCAGAACAGCGGGGTGCCGGTTTCTTCACTGGTGCAGGCGGTGATCACCGATGTGGAGATGCCGCGCATGGACGGCCTGAACCTGTGCAAACGTATCAAGGACGACCCGGTGCTGCGCGCCCTGCCGGTGGCGTTGTTTTCTTCTCTTATCACCGAACAGCTGAAGCACCGCGGCGATGCCGTGGGGGCGGATGCGCAGTTTGCCAAGCCGGAACTTTCGGAACTGGGGCGCAAACTGCTTGAACTGCTGGAAGGCGACAGCTGAGCTGTTCCGTGTATGTCTGTCGCGGCCCGTACCGTTCCGGTGCGGGTTTTTTTGTGCCTGCATGCTGCCGCGCGCAAAGGGCCGGTCCGTGTCATGCCGGCATTGTCCACATAAAACGCTGCAGGTCCACGCGGTCTGTTTCGTCAAAGACAATGCCCTCCCGCTGCAGCAGGGCTTTCTGACGTTCGTACCCGCCGCCGCGGGGCAGCGATATGTTCCCGCCGGCGTTGATGACGCGGTACCACGGCAGAGCGTCACGGGCGGAACAGCTATGCAGCACTCTGGCCACCTGCCGTGCGGCCCGCGGGTTTCCCGCCATGGCGGCAATCATTCCGTACGTGCTCACGTATCCTGCCGGAATGCTTTTTATCTGGCGTATTACCTCAGCGGTGAACTGTGTTCTTTCCAACGGTGCAATCCTGTATGCTGTGCAGAGTGCGTCGGGCCGCCTCTGTCTGCGTGTGTACTGTAGCAGGGCAAAAGAAAACGCGCCACACTGCCTGCGTGACGCGGTTTCTCTCGTGTCCGCACTGGGCGGACTGCTCGGGCGCAACCCGAATGCTGCCCTCTGCCGGCGACTTTGTCCGGTACAACGCAGGCAAGGAGCAGTGAGTGTGGACCAGACACCCGCCCTTCTACTACCAAGTATCGTGCCAACGGAATCTGTTTTGTGCTGATTTGTATTTTTATTATGTAATATCGGTATATTATTATGATTTTGACGTTGTCTTGCGCGGGGCGCTGCATGGCATGGAGGCAGAGAAGATACTTTTTTGTCCGCGATCGCGGACGCAGTGCGGAATCTTTAGTCCGTGATTGCGGATAACAGGCAGTCCGTTGTGTCCGAGATAGCGGACATCGTGCGCAGGCACCGGCATATGGTGGCGCTATGCGGCGATTCCATTTGTGAAGCACGCAGATACATGCCTCTACCGTGGGCGCCTGGGGCGGTGTTGCACGGTATGCTTCGCTA
Above is a window of Oleidesulfovibrio alaskensis DSM 16109 DNA encoding:
- a CDS encoding chemotaxis protein; the encoded protein is MAQTKILLESGTNELEVIEFYLDEPEYRGSYGVNVAKVLEILRQQPVTSMPGQRHASVMGAFRHRDGKVVPLVNLGRYLDKDLVENEPPKVIVTEFNGVITAFQVSAVNRIHRISWEDVEPPSDMLQNFSQNAFTGVVRLEGRVVFLLDLESIVADLNPDLAVRQSARVDVRQGDRTYELLHADDSGSIRKMVKKLLEEGGRFVLRQASNGEEAWEMLLALKEEAQNSGVPVSSLVQAVITDVEMPRMDGLNLCKRIKDDPVLRALPVALFSSLITEQLKHRGDAVGADAQFAKPELSELGRKLLELLEGDS
- a CDS encoding MGMT family protein is translated as MERTQFTAEVIRQIKSIPAGYVSTYGMIAAMAGNPRAARQVARVLHSCSARDALPWYRVINAGGNISLPRGGGYERQKALLQREGIVFDETDRVDLQRFMWTMPA